From a single Cotesia glomerata isolate CgM1 linkage group LG6, MPM_Cglom_v2.3, whole genome shotgun sequence genomic region:
- the LOC123268018 gene encoding uncharacterized protein LOC123268018 → MCCSSGKVQLSKLGLHPEPLHSLLTHQDPLSEHFLKNTRKYNGCFQMTSFGAKEVREGNFMPTFKVQGQVYHRIGSLMSEPNQKPSFLQIYFVGDECHERDIRCGIYPGVYPELVHQLQKLLYQHNKYLKDFKAAIDSIPKRSKDFKVIINADRKPAGEHKGRFNAPQAKEVAVLIVGQDFEKRDIVLHSRDNKLMRISETHRSYDALQYPLMFCYGEDGYHINISKRDETTKLPLDKTVSASEFYSFRIMERENEVCYLLRFRNLLNQFLVDMYAKIETERLNYIRNNQKKLRSEEYVHLKDALSKNDEQLSTMGKMVVLPSSFTGGPRYMHERTQDAMTYVRHYGRPDLFITFTCNPKWPEITQLLSEGQQSYDRHDIVARVFNVKVKHMIKLLTVGRIFGDTRCHMYTIEWQKRGLPHVHILLWLEEKMRPESIDQIICAELPDPDINPDLYQIIKTTMVHGPCGSFNLKSPCMVDGKCTKNFPKEFLKETQTGDDGYPKYRRRSPADRGKTFKLNGVEIDNRWIVPYNPVLSHTFGTHVNVESCNSVKAIKYICNYLNKGSDQASFTVQDFDEVTKYQAGRYISSSEAVWRIFRFPIHDRFPSVMHLTVHLENGQRIYFTEQDVIDKKKKGKVVSGYLGVKKDQVLGRVYTVHPGNTECYHLRLLLHEIRGPTSFSALKTVDGVIHPTFQAACRALGLLEDYANWYRTLDEACISDSPYKIRELFAIMLVFCHVDDPSKLWEKYRDYFSEDIKREVERDGGNVELLLDVIYNKCLILLKDIVISMSGKTLLQFGLHSPTRDERFIVTNRQYLRELAYDTIYLTKVVAENVPKLNLEQRKVYNEILNSIISDSGQLYFLDAPGGTGKTFLINLLLAKIRSEKNIAIAVASSGIAATLIDGGKTAHSAFKLPLNLGYSESPLCNISKQSDMAHVLRETKIIIWDECTMAHKNGIEALNRLLKDIRGCDRIMGGVIVLLAGDFRQTLPVVPRGTRADEVKACIKSSILWPSVKVLSLTINMRVHLQPNSKAEEFSKILIDIGDGQIPEEDGRINVSYINCETVPDLITLTDKIYPNIDKAGDNCSSWLKERAILTPTNEQVNCINNFLLEKLPTEQVRYESVDKVLEDEAAVHYPVEFLHTLNPPGTPPHVLQLKIGTPIMLLRNLNPPKLCNGTRLQVKVLHKNVIEAMIFTGKYEGETVFIPRIPLIPSDYHFEFKRLQFPVKVCYAMTINKAQGQSLKMTGIDSRNDCFSHGQLYVACSRVSSPDSLVILQPIGKTKNVVYKEVLSI, encoded by the exons ATGTGCTGCAGTAGTGGTAAAGTTCAACTTTCTAAGCTTGGCCTCCATCCTGAACCTTTACACAGCTTATTGACTCATCAGGATCCATTGTCAgaacattttctaaaaaataccCGTAAGTATAATGGATGTTTCCAAATGACATCTTTTGGAGCCAAAGAGGTAAGAGAAGGAAATTTTATGCCAACTTTCAAAGTTCAAGGGCAGGTTTATCACAGAATAGGCAGCTTGATGTCTGAACCTAACCAAAAGCCTTCTTTTCTTCAAATATACTTTGTTGGTGATGAATGTCATGAAAGAGACATCCGTTGTGGAATTTATCCTGGCGTTTATCCGGAATTAGTTCATCAATTGCAGAAGTTGTTATATCAGCATAACAAATATCTTAAGGATTTTAAGGCTGCAATAGATTCAATTCCTAAAAGATCAAAAGACttcaaagtaataattaatgctGACAGAAAACCGGCTGGAGAACATAAGGGCCGTTTTAATGCTCCTCAGGCAAAAGAAGTTGCAGTTCTCATTGTCGGACAGGATTTCGAAAAAAGAGACATTGTTCTTCACAGTAGAGACAATAAGTTGATGCGAATTAGTGAAACACACCGCTCATATGATGCTTTACAATATCCTTTGATGTTCTGTTATGGAGAAGATGGCTATCACATCAATATATCTAAGCGTGACGAGACGACTAAACTGCCTCTCGATAAGACAGTATCTGCTTCAGAATTTTACAGCTTTAGGATTATGGAGCGTGAGAATGAAGTGTGCTATTTATTGCGATTCCGCAatcttttaaatcaatttttagttgACATGTACGCAAAAATTGAGACTGAAAGACTTAACTATATTCGTAACAACCAAAAAAAACTGAGAAGTGAGGAATACGTTCACTTGAAAGATGCTTTGTCAAAAAATGATGAACAATTATCAACAATGGGAAAAATGGTTGTGTTGCCTTCTTCTTTTACTGGAGGACCCCGTTACATGCATGAGCGAACTCAAGATGCAATGACCTATGTACGTCATTATGGACGGccagatttatttataacattcACCTGCAATCCTAAGTGGCCGGAAATAACGCAGCTTTTGAGTGAAGGTCAACAGTCTTATGATAGACATGACATCGTAGCGAGGGTTTTCAATGTGAAAGTGAAACATATGATAAAACTTCTTACAGTAGGTCGTATCTTTGGTGACACAAGGTGTCACATGTATACCATAGAATGGCAAAAACGTGGACTCCCTCATGTTCATATTCTATTATGGTTAGAAGAGAAAATGAGACCAGAGTCTATTGACCAAATTATCTGCGCTGAGTTACCTGATCCAGACATAAATCCAGATCTTTATCAAATTATCAAGACAACCATGGTTCACGGTCCATGTGGATCTTTCAACTTAAAATCACCCTGTATGGTTGATGGTAagtgcacaaaaaatttcccaaaggaatttttaaaagaaactcAAACAGGAGATGACGGATATCCCAAGTATCGTAGACGATCACCAGCAGACAGAGGAAAAACTTTCAAACTTAACGGAGTTGAAATCGACAACCGATGGATAGTGCCGTATAATCCCGTTCTATCCCATACCTTCGGGACTCATGTTAATGTTGAGAGTTGTAACTCCGTAAAAGCCATAAAATACatctgtaattatttaaataaaggaTCTGACCAAGCATCGTTTACCGTTCAGGATTTTGATGAGGTGACGAAGTACCAGGCGGGACGTTACATCAGTAGCTCTGAAGCAGTCTGGCGAATATTTCGTTTTCCTATTCATGACAGGTTTCCTTCGGTGATGCATCTTACTGTACATCTTGAAAATGgtcaaagaatttattttactgagcAAGATGTGATTGACAAA AAGAAAAAAGGTAAGGTTGTTTCAGGTTATTTAGGAGTCAAGAAAGATCAAGTTTTAGGTAGAGTTTATACCGTGCATCCCGGAAATACTGAATGTTATCACCTGCGTCTTCTCCTACATGAGATTCGAGGTCCTACATCATTTTCTGCTTTGAAAACTGTTGATGGAGTGATTCATCCAACATTTCAAGCAGCATGTAGAGCACTTGGTCTTCTAGAAGATTACGCTAATTGGTATCGCACTCTGGATGAAGCTTGCATCTCTGATTCGCCCTACAAGATCCGTGAGCTGTTTGCCATTATGTTAGTTTTTTGTCATGTTGACGACCCATCGAAATTATGGGAGAAATATCGAGATTATTTTTCAGAAGATATTAAGAGAGAGGTAGAACGAGACGGTGGAAATGTTGAGCTGTTACTTGACGTTATTTACAACAAATGTCTCATACTACTTAAAGATATTGTTATATCAATGTCTGGAAAAACACTTCTTCAGTTCGGCCTCCACTCTCCAACCCGAGATGAAAGGTTTATTGTCACTAATCGTCAATATTTGCGTGAATTGGCTTACGACACCATCTATTTAACTAAAGTTGTAGCTGAAAATGTTCCTAAATTAAATCTAGAACAGAGAAAAGTttacaatgaaattttaaattcgattATATCTGATTCTGGGCAGTTATATTTTCTTGATGCTCCAGGTGGTACTGGAAAAAcgtttttaatcaatttactGCTTGCGAAAATCAGGAGTGAAAAAAACATCGCTATAGCCGTTGCTTCTTCAGGAATTGCTGCGACTTTGATAGACGGAGGTAAAACAGCTCACTCTGCCTTTAAATTACCTCTCAATTTAGGTTATTCTGAGTCTCCACTTTGTAACATCTCTAAACAGAGTGATATGGCTCATGTGCTGCgagaaacaaaaattattatctgggACGAATGCACTATGGCTCACAAAAATGGTATTGAAGCTCTAAACAGATTGCTCAAAGATATTAGAGGTTGCGACCGAATTATGGGAGGAGTAATTGTTCTCTTGGCCGGTGATTTTAGACAAACTTTGCCTGTTGTGCCACGAGGAACACGTGCAGATGAAGTTAAAGCCTGTATTAAGTCATCAATTTTATGGCCTTCGGTCAAAGTTTTATCTTTGACTATCAATATGCGTGTTCATCTTCAGCCAAATTCGAAAGCAGAAGAGTTTTCAAAAATACTGATTGATATAGGTGATGGCCAAATTCCGGAAGAAGACGGAAGAATAAACGTGTCCTATATTAATTGTGAAACTGTCCCAGATTTAATCACCTTGACTGACAAAATATACCCGAATATTGACAAAGCTGGCGATAATTGTAGTTCATGGTTAAAGGAGAGAGCCATCCTCACACCAACCAATGAACAAGTCAATTGTATTAACAACTTTTTGCTGGAGAAACTGCCAACTGAGCAAGTAAGATATGAATCGGTGGACAAAGTACTGGAGGATGAAGCAGCTGTCCACTATCCTGTTGAATTCTTACACACACTCAATCCACCAGGGACACCACCTCATGTTCTTCAACTCAAGATTGGCACTCCAATAATGTTGCTCCGCAATTTAAATCCGCCAAAATTGTGTAATGGTACCAGGCTTCAAGTCAAGGTCTTACACAAAAATGTCATTGAAGCCATGATTTTCACCGGAAAATATGAAGGAGAAACTGTATTCATTCCAAGGATCCCTCTGATTCCATCAGATTACCACTTCGAATTTAAACGTCTGCAATTTCCTGTCAAAGTTTGTTATGCCATGACGATTAACAAGGCACAAGGGCAGAGTTTAAAGATGACTGGTATTGATTCAAGAAATGACTGTTTCTCTCATGGCCAACTATACGTGGCATGCTCAAGAGTAAGTTCACCTGACAGCTTGGTCATTCTTCAACCAATAGGAAAAACCAAGAATGTTGTATATAAAGAagttttaagtatttaa
- the LOC123267779 gene encoding DNA repair and recombination protein RAD52-like has product MAFTNDNWSHELKKQIIDYVEEVNGTYIVGCTTVVKVFLRDERTHEAMSFKESRSESIGAAYDEARNKSFHRALYDAFTFFWEFMKIMEKLSNEKVQRMVKQQQLKAEWNNKNIVKN; this is encoded by the exons ATGGCTTTTACGAATGATAATTGGTCGCACGAACTCAAGAAGCAGATAATTG ACTACGTTGAAGAAGTCAATGGAACATACATTGTTGGTTGTACAACCGTTGTAAAGGTTTTCTTGAGAGATGAGCGGACTCATGAAGCTATGTCATTCAAAGAATCTCGTAGCGAATCAATTGGCGCAGCTTATGATGAAGCAcgaaat AAATCTTTCCATCGAGCCTTGTATGACGCCTTTACGTTTTTTTGGGAATTTATGAAGATAATGGAGAAGCTGAGTAATGAAAAGGTGCAAAGAATGGTCAAGCAGCAACAGTTAAAAGCCGaatggaataataaaaatattgtaaaaaattaa